A window of Mucilaginibacter paludis DSM 18603 contains these coding sequences:
- a CDS encoding S1/P1 nuclease has product MNISKKLILLALFIYLPVQAMAWGAIGHRIVGQVADSYLTPKARLALQKILGNESLAAASTWADFIKSDPSYKYLTPWHYLDFEPGQSYEQTMAYLKVDTTVDAYTKLNFIMGQLKNRANLPHDKVLMYTRLLIHIIGDIHQPFHVGRSEDQGGNKIEVFWNFTEKTNMHSVWDSKLIESQQLSFTEYTSFINFTTAAQRAEWQKTDLKQWIYESNVISEKLYGEIKPGDKLGYNYIFDHIGIVNQQLLKGGVRLAGLLNKIFGA; this is encoded by the coding sequence ATGAACATTTCAAAAAAACTAATCCTGCTTGCCCTTTTTATTTACCTTCCTGTTCAGGCTATGGCCTGGGGAGCCATAGGGCACCGTATTGTTGGCCAGGTTGCCGATAGTTATTTAACACCAAAGGCCCGTTTGGCTCTGCAAAAAATATTAGGAAACGAATCATTAGCGGCGGCAAGTACCTGGGCTGATTTTATCAAGTCGGACCCATCGTACAAATATTTAACGCCATGGCATTACCTTGACTTTGAACCCGGCCAAAGCTATGAGCAAACCATGGCCTACCTCAAGGTTGATACCACGGTTGATGCTTATACCAAGCTCAACTTTATTATGGGCCAGTTAAAAAACAGGGCAAACTTACCGCACGACAAGGTGCTGATGTACACCCGTTTGCTGATCCATATTATAGGCGATATTCACCAGCCCTTCCACGTTGGCCGCTCCGAAGACCAGGGCGGCAACAAGATAGAAGTATTTTGGAACTTTACCGAAAAAACCAATATGCACAGCGTTTGGGACAGTAAGTTAATTGAGAGCCAGCAACTAAGCTTTACCGAATATACCAGCTTTATCAATTTTACCACAGCGGCACAACGCGCGGAATGGCAAAAAACAGATCTGAAGCAGTGGATCTATGAATCGAACGTGATCTCCGAAAAACTTTACGGCGAGATTAAGCCGGGTGATAAATTGGGCTATAACTATATTTTCGATCATATCGGCATAGTTAACCAACAGTTGTTGAAAGGCGGCGTGAGGTTAGCCGGTTTATTAAATAAGATATTCGGCGCTTAG
- a CDS encoding DUF1800 domain-containing protein: protein MKAFKLTGIAIAVAVCGVILSSFFFGPRLAVKHFTFPYKQAGLTERQAAAHLLNRFTYGATPGQIDAVVNMGLEKWFEQQLNANMPDDSLNRMLDQYDALKLTNTEIAAIYPRNGAVARMAVKDGVINKDSVNKAIDKKEYRSQLATYMVQKGYKPEQELMRQFINQKILRATYTNNQLQEVLTDFWFNHFNVSITKNQCAEFIPNYERDVIRPNVLGKFDQLLLATAKSPAMLYYLDLVSSVGPNAGNAKMSRAKQYRQQTIMADSTSPQAKFLKQAQKAKKAQGLNENYAREVMELHTLGVDGGYTQADVTQAARVLTGWTVYPMNNGYANPLKKTVDNAGEDKLAQRGFVHDGDFLFTPNRHDTGEKLVLGKRFSNNGYQEGVDLLEMLAHNPSTAKFITKKLAVRFVNDAPPQTLLNKMAQSFTEHDGDIKQVLITMASSPEFWSAQSLREKTKSPFELAISSVRALHATIKQPYQLYAWITKMGQKMYFYQAPTGFPDKGQYWINTGALLNRMNFGLALATQRIPGITFDLAALNNHHEPESTQAALLTYGKLIMPERNLDQTVKFLTPMLNDPNLVNKVGAAASQATPAQAMNMAPAEDMMNTADGNKQKFKGNNIKKLGNMDYAMLTSKGNNSMLSQVVGVIIGSPEYQRR, encoded by the coding sequence ATGAAGGCATTTAAATTAACCGGCATTGCCATAGCTGTTGCTGTTTGTGGCGTTATCTTGTCGTCGTTTTTTTTCGGCCCCCGGCTCGCTGTAAAACACTTTACTTTCCCTTACAAGCAGGCCGGCCTTACCGAGAGGCAGGCGGCAGCCCATTTGCTAAACAGGTTTACTTATGGCGCCACACCCGGGCAGATAGATGCCGTAGTTAATATGGGTTTGGAAAAATGGTTTGAGCAGCAGCTTAATGCCAATATGCCGGATGATTCGCTTAACCGTATGCTTGATCAATACGACGCTTTAAAATTAACCAATACAGAGATTGCAGCTATCTATCCCCGGAACGGCGCTGTAGCGCGTATGGCTGTTAAAGATGGCGTGATCAATAAGGATTCGGTTAATAAGGCCATCGATAAAAAAGAATACCGTAGCCAACTGGCCACTTATATGGTGCAAAAGGGTTATAAGCCAGAGCAAGAGCTGATGCGCCAGTTTATCAATCAAAAAATATTACGGGCTACCTATACCAATAACCAACTGCAAGAGGTATTGACCGACTTTTGGTTCAATCATTTTAACGTATCTATCACCAAAAACCAATGTGCCGAGTTTATACCTAATTATGAGCGCGATGTAATTCGCCCCAATGTGCTGGGTAAGTTTGATCAGCTCCTGTTGGCTACCGCAAAATCTCCGGCCATGTTATATTACCTCGACTTGGTGAGCAGCGTGGGGCCTAATGCGGGCAATGCTAAAATGAGCCGGGCCAAGCAATATCGCCAGCAAACCATCATGGCCGACTCGACATCGCCGCAGGCTAAATTTTTAAAGCAGGCGCAAAAAGCTAAAAAAGCCCAGGGACTGAATGAGAATTACGCCCGCGAGGTAATGGAACTTCATACTTTGGGCGTTGATGGCGGGTATACCCAGGCCGATGTAACGCAGGCCGCGCGTGTATTAACCGGCTGGACAGTATATCCCATGAATAACGGTTATGCCAATCCCTTGAAAAAAACGGTGGACAATGCCGGTGAGGATAAATTAGCGCAGCGCGGCTTTGTACACGACGGCGACTTTTTATTTACGCCCAACAGGCACGATACCGGCGAGAAATTAGTGTTGGGCAAACGTTTTTCAAACAACGGTTACCAGGAAGGGGTTGACCTGCTCGAGATGCTGGCCCATAACCCATCCACAGCCAAATTTATCACCAAAAAACTGGCTGTGCGCTTTGTGAACGATGCCCCGCCGCAAACCTTGCTCAATAAAATGGCACAATCGTTCACCGAGCACGATGGTGATATTAAGCAGGTACTCATTACTATGGCTTCATCTCCTGAGTTCTGGAGCGCCCAATCGCTGCGCGAAAAAACAAAATCGCCGTTTGAGCTGGCTATCAGTTCGGTACGGGCACTTCATGCTACCATCAAACAGCCTTACCAGCTTTACGCCTGGATTACCAAGATGGGGCAGAAAATGTATTTCTACCAGGCCCCAACCGGTTTCCCTGATAAGGGGCAGTACTGGATCAATACCGGTGCATTGCTTAACCGCATGAATTTTGGACTGGCCCTGGCTACGCAACGCATCCCCGGTATTACATTTGACCTCGCTGCCTTAAACAATCATCACGAACCCGAAAGCACGCAGGCCGCGCTGCTTACTTATGGCAAATTGATTATGCCGGAAAGAAACCTTGATCAAACCGTTAAGTTTTTAACCCCTATGCTGAACGATCCTAACCTGGTTAACAAGGTTGGGGCGGCAGCAAGCCAGGCAACGCCAGCACAAGCCATGAATATGGCTCCCGCTGAGGATATGATGAATACTGCTGACGGTAACAAGCAAAAGTTCAAAGGAAATAATATAAAAAAATTAGGCAATATGGATTACGCGATGCTGACATCAAAGGGTAATAACTCCATGCTATCGCAAGTGGTAGGTGTGATCATCGGCTCGCCGGAGTATCAAAGAAGATAA
- a CDS encoding DUF1501 domain-containing protein gives MTSRRGFLKAGGLALFGISLAGGIPGFLAEAAASDKIYAPYKKKKTMVCIFQRGAMDGLMAVTPFTDEYLKAARPTLFMSAAKGGTTKPLIDLDGRFGLHPSMSAFEPLFREGRLGIVHGIGSPNNTRSHFDAQDYMESGTPFNKGTSSGWLNRAVGLLGHDAATTPFQAVSLTSAMPRSFYGDNPSVAISNLQDFAIQMRGNPAGANMAAKSFEDLYGQASTGLLKQTGKESFDAVKLLQKNDTKNYKPANGAVYPATSLGNSLKQIAQLIKMNVGLEVAFTESGGWDTHFNQGTENGIFARNVNDLSNCMVAFWTDLGQYQDDVTVMSMTEFGRTVHQNGTGGTDHGRASCNFILGNDVNGGKVHGEMKPLSVDNLEDGRDLAVTTDFRSVFSEVADKHLKISNDRVLFPDWNGTQIGVMKA, from the coding sequence ATGACATCAAGAAGAGGATTTTTAAAAGCGGGCGGACTGGCACTTTTCGGGATCAGTTTAGCAGGCGGCATTCCCGGCTTTTTAGCCGAAGCAGCAGCCAGCGATAAAATATACGCGCCCTATAAAAAGAAAAAAACAATGGTTTGTATTTTTCAGCGCGGTGCGATGGATGGGTTAATGGCGGTTACACCGTTTACCGACGAATATTTGAAGGCGGCGCGGCCAACCCTGTTTATGTCGGCGGCAAAGGGTGGTACTACCAAGCCGTTGATTGACCTTGACGGCCGTTTTGGCTTACATCCTTCCATGAGCGCTTTCGAGCCCTTGTTCCGCGAAGGCCGTTTAGGCATTGTACATGGTATAGGCTCGCCCAATAATACGCGGTCGCATTTTGATGCCCAGGATTATATGGAATCGGGCACGCCGTTTAACAAAGGTACCTCAAGCGGCTGGCTAAACCGCGCTGTTGGTTTGCTTGGCCACGATGCCGCCACTACGCCTTTCCAGGCGGTAAGCTTAACATCAGCTATGCCCCGCTCTTTTTATGGCGATAACCCGTCCGTAGCGATCAGTAATTTGCAGGATTTTGCCATCCAGATGCGCGGTAACCCTGCCGGTGCTAACATGGCCGCCAAAAGCTTTGAAGATTTGTACGGGCAGGCATCAACAGGCCTGCTGAAGCAAACCGGTAAAGAGAGCTTTGATGCCGTTAAATTGCTGCAAAAAAACGATACCAAAAATTATAAGCCCGCCAATGGCGCTGTGTATCCGGCTACATCGTTAGGTAATTCATTGAAACAAATTGCGCAGCTTATTAAAATGAATGTAGGCCTCGAGGTAGCCTTTACCGAATCGGGCGGTTGGGACACTCACTTTAACCAGGGTACCGAAAATGGAATTTTTGCCCGTAACGTGAACGATTTAAGTAACTGTATGGTAGCTTTCTGGACCGACCTTGGCCAGTACCAGGATGATGTTACCGTAATGAGCATGACCGAATTTGGCCGCACCGTTCACCAAAACGGAACCGGCGGCACCGACCACGGCCGTGCATCATGTAATTTTATTTTAGGTAACGATGTTAATGGGGGCAAAGTACATGGCGAAATGAAGCCGCTATCGGTTGATAACCTGGAAGATGGTCGCGATTTGGCTGTAACTACCGATTTCCGCTCCGTATTTAGCGAAGTAGCCGACAAGCACCTCAAAATTAGTAACGATAGAGTATTGTTCCCTGACTGGAATGGAACTCAAATAGGCGTAATGAAGGCTTAA
- a CDS encoding NUDIX hydrolase N-terminal domain-containing protein: MPSEKLLNYAKRLKTMSHIGLTYATNGYEVERYKELEQISLEMMNLATDHPLESLSLYFNDKKEYITPKVDIRAVIFNDQNQILLVKEKADGKWSLPGGWADIGLSPTEVAVKEAFEETGFIVAPKKLLAVLDKRHHPHPPQLDYTYKIFIRCHITGGEHTGAFDILDVGFFDQNTIPELSTDRVLPSQIDLMFEYLYHPDKEAIVD, translated from the coding sequence ATGCCGTCCGAAAAACTTTTAAACTATGCCAAGCGGCTCAAAACCATGTCGCATATTGGTTTAACTTATGCGACTAACGGCTATGAGGTGGAACGTTACAAAGAACTGGAACAGATTAGTCTGGAGATGATGAATCTGGCTACCGACCATCCCTTAGAAAGCCTTTCCCTCTATTTTAACGACAAAAAAGAATATATCACACCTAAGGTGGATATACGCGCCGTGATTTTTAACGATCAGAACCAGATTTTGCTGGTGAAAGAAAAGGCTGACGGCAAATGGTCGTTACCGGGAGGATGGGCAGATATTGGCCTCTCGCCCACTGAAGTAGCTGTAAAGGAAGCTTTTGAAGAAACCGGCTTTATCGTGGCACCCAAAAAACTATTGGCTGTGCTGGATAAGCGCCATCATCCGCACCCACCCCAACTGGATTATACTTACAAAATATTCATCAGGTGCCACATCACCGGCGGAGAGCATACCGGAGCGTTTGATATTTTAGATGTGGGATTCTTTGATCAAAACACCATACCTGAACTGTCCACAGACCGGGTGCTGCCTTCGCAGATCGACCTGATGTTTGAGTATTTATATCATCCCGATAAGGAAGCCATTGTTGACTAA
- a CDS encoding HAD family hydrolase produces MNRLYTNTNIKVIAFDADDTLWVNEPYFRRTEEKFYALLEGFLTGHNIERELLKTEIGNLALYGYGVKGFILSMIETALKVSDKKINIDIVERIIQMGKEVLEEPIELLDDTEQVLSALKPHFRLVVATKGDLLDQQRKLHKSGLGHYFHHIEVMSEKAEDDYLKLIKRLDIKPEEFLMIGNSLKSDILPVIKIGGHGIHIPFHTTWAHEVVDTNFEHPNFKSADKIMEVLEWIG; encoded by the coding sequence ATGAACAGGCTTTATACGAATACCAACATCAAAGTTATTGCCTTTGATGCTGACGATACCCTTTGGGTAAACGAACCTTATTTTAGAAGAACAGAAGAGAAGTTTTACGCCTTGCTGGAGGGCTTTTTAACCGGGCACAATATTGAACGCGAGCTCCTTAAAACCGAAATTGGCAACCTGGCGCTATATGGCTACGGCGTTAAAGGTTTTATTTTATCGATGATAGAGACGGCTCTTAAAGTATCTGATAAAAAAATAAACATCGACATTGTGGAACGCATTATCCAGATGGGCAAAGAAGTGCTGGAAGAGCCTATTGAACTGCTGGATGATACTGAGCAAGTACTATCGGCGCTTAAACCTCATTTCCGGTTGGTGGTAGCAACCAAGGGCGATCTGCTGGATCAGCAACGCAAGCTGCATAAATCGGGCCTGGGGCATTATTTCCACCACATCGAAGTCATGTCTGAAAAGGCGGAGGATGATTATCTTAAGCTGATTAAACGGCTGGATATTAAACCCGAGGAGTTTTTGATGATCGGTAATTCGTTAAAATCGGATATTTTGCCGGTAATTAAAATTGGCGGGCATGGCATCCACATCCCTTTCCATACTACCTGGGCTCACGAGGTGGTTGATACTAATTTTGAGCACCCCAATTTTAAAAGTGCGGATAAAATTATGGAGGTATTGGAGTGGATTGGATAA
- the guaB gene encoding IMP dehydrogenase, which yields MQSDPSKFVAEGLTYDDVLLLPAYSEVLPREVDTRSFLTRNIRLNVPIVSAAMDTVTEAALAIAIAQAGGIGMLHKNMTITQQADEVRKVKRSESGMIQDPVTLLETAILADAFKIMKEFRIGGIPIIDSDRKLKGIITNRDLRFQKNMSRPIAEVMTKENLVIAPEGTTLVQAEEILQNYKIEKLPVVDQNGRLSGLITFKDIQKFKNYPAACKDNHGRLRVGAAVGVTADTLDRVDALVKADVDVIAIDTAHGHSKGVIDKLKEVKAKYPDLQVIVGNVATGEGAKALADAGADAVKVGIGPGSICTTRIIAGVGVPQLYAVYECAKALRGTGVPVIADGGIKHTGDIAKAIAAGASSIMAGSLFAGVEESPGETIIYEGRKFKSYRGMGSIEAMEQGSKDRYFQDVEDDIKKLVPEGIVGRVNFKGTLSEVMYQYIGGLRASMGYCGAANIEALQQAKFVRITASGIRESHPHDITITKEAPNYTR from the coding sequence ATGCAATCAGACCCCTCCAAATTTGTAGCCGAAGGTTTAACGTACGACGATGTTTTACTGTTACCGGCTTACTCTGAAGTTTTACCGCGCGAAGTTGATACCCGGTCGTTTTTAACCCGGAATATCAGGCTCAATGTGCCCATTGTTTCGGCCGCTATGGATACCGTAACCGAAGCTGCTTTGGCTATAGCCATTGCGCAGGCCGGTGGTATCGGCATGCTGCACAAAAACATGACCATTACCCAGCAGGCCGATGAGGTGCGTAAGGTAAAGCGCTCCGAAAGCGGGATGATCCAGGATCCGGTTACTTTGCTGGAAACCGCGATACTGGCCGACGCTTTTAAAATAATGAAGGAATTTAGGATAGGAGGGATCCCGATTATTGATAGCGACCGGAAGTTGAAAGGTATTATTACCAACCGCGATCTGCGTTTTCAAAAAAATATGAGCAGGCCAATTGCCGAAGTAATGACCAAAGAAAACCTGGTGATTGCTCCCGAAGGCACCACATTGGTACAGGCCGAAGAGATACTGCAAAACTATAAGATAGAAAAACTACCGGTGGTTGACCAAAATGGCCGCCTGAGTGGTTTAATTACCTTTAAGGATATACAGAAGTTTAAAAACTACCCTGCCGCTTGTAAAGATAACCATGGCCGTTTACGTGTTGGCGCAGCCGTAGGTGTTACTGCCGATACTTTAGATAGGGTGGATGCCCTGGTTAAAGCGGATGTGGATGTAATTGCTATTGATACAGCGCATGGCCACTCCAAAGGGGTAATTGATAAGCTTAAGGAAGTGAAGGCCAAATATCCCGACTTGCAGGTAATTGTGGGTAACGTAGCCACCGGCGAAGGCGCTAAAGCCCTTGCCGATGCCGGAGCCGATGCCGTTAAGGTTGGAATTGGACCAGGCTCTATTTGTACCACACGTATTATTGCCGGGGTAGGGGTGCCGCAGTTGTATGCCGTTTACGAATGCGCCAAGGCATTACGCGGAACAGGCGTACCGGTTATTGCCGATGGGGGGATTAAACATACAGGCGACATTGCAAAAGCGATAGCCGCCGGAGCAAGCTCTATTATGGCCGGATCGTTATTTGCCGGGGTTGAAGAATCACCGGGCGAAACCATTATTTACGAAGGGCGTAAGTTTAAATCGTACCGCGGTATGGGCTCTATCGAGGCCATGGAGCAAGGATCCAAGGATCGTTACTTCCAGGATGTGGAAGATGATATTAAAAAACTGGTTCCCGAAGGTATCGTTGGCCGTGTAAATTTTAAAGGCACCTTATCCGAGGTGATGTACCAATATATAGGTGGCTTGCGGGCAAGTATGGGCTACTGCGGTGCCGCCAATATTGAGGCTTTGCAACAGGCTAAGTTTGTACGTATCACTGCCTCAGGCATTCGCGAATCGCACCCACACGATATTACCATCACTAAAGAGGCGCCGAATTATACAAGGTAG
- a CDS encoding IS630 family transposase (programmed frameshift) codes for MIKYRVTLTEEERGRLSAIISKGSHGAQQYRNAYILLNCDESGLGEKIINEEVSRVLKVSMRMIDRVKQRFVEDGFEACLDRKPIIKTKAKKIDGEAEAHLIALSCGKAPEGFSKWSLRLLADKMVELKYVEDISYETIRKTFKKNELKPWKVKGWVIPPHQSSDFVANMEHLLDVYKRPYSQEFPVVCMDESPKQLITETRLPIPMKPGQDAREDFEYARCGVANIFLASEPLNGKRYVEVTERKTKTDWAKFIKQIADDWYPKATKITLVMDNLGTHKPAALYEAFEPKEAKRLRDRFEFVYTPKHGSWLNMAEIELNVLMGQCLNRRIDNIKKMQKEVLAWQTHRNNKEATINWQFTNDDARIKLKHLYPTILT; via the exons ATGATAAAGTATAGAGTAACGTTAACAGAAGAAGAGCGGGGGCGGCTAAGTGCAATAATCAGCAAGGGTTCTCACGGTGCCCAACAGTATCGCAATGCTTATATTTTATTGAATTGCGATGAAAGTGGACTTGGGGAAAAGATCATCAACGAAGAAGTCAGCCGTGTTTTAAAAGTAAGCATGCGAATGATTGACCGGGTCAAACAGCGTTTTGTTGAAGACGGTTTTGAAGCGTGCCTGGACCGTAAGCCTATAATCAAGACAAAAGCAAAAAAAATAGACGGGGAAGCCGAGGCGCATTTAATAGCATTAAGTTGTGGCAAAGCACCCGAAGGCTTTTCAAAATGGTCGCTACGTTTATTGGCTGATAAAATGGTTGAGTTGAAATATGTAGAAGATATTTCCTATGAAACGATAAGAAAGACGT TTAAAAAAAACGAGTTAAAACCCTGGAAAGTAAAAGGCTGGGTAATACCACCGCACCAAAGCAGTGATTTTGTTGCTAATATGGAGCATTTGCTGGATGTATATAAACGACCTTATAGCCAAGAGTTTCCGGTCGTTTGTATGGATGAGTCCCCAAAACAGCTGATTACAGAAACACGGTTGCCCATCCCAATGAAACCCGGACAAGATGCTCGGGAAGATTTTGAATATGCGCGTTGCGGGGTAGCCAATATATTCTTGGCATCAGAGCCATTGAACGGGAAAAGATATGTGGAGGTGACAGAACGGAAAACAAAAACAGACTGGGCAAAATTCATCAAACAAATAGCCGACGATTGGTACCCGAAAGCCACTAAAATAACCTTGGTAATGGATAACCTTGGCACACATAAACCAGCAGCGTTGTACGAGGCCTTTGAGCCGAAAGAAGCCAAACGACTAAGGGACAGGTTTGAATTTGTTTACACCCCAAAGCATGGCAGTTGGTTGAACATGGCAGAAATAGAGTTAAATGTTTTGATGGGACAATGTCTAAACCGAAGGATTGACAATATCAAAAAGATGCAAAAAGAAGTGTTGGCCTGGCAAACCCACCGAAACAATAAAGAAGCTACCATTAACTGGCAATTTACAAATGACGATGCAAGGATTAAACTCAAACACCTTTACCCGACAATTTTAACTTGA
- a CDS encoding NAD(P)-dependent alcohol dehydrogenase: MTSVKAYAAPSAEEPLAPLTIDRREPGADDVEIKILYCGVCHSDIHTARNEWGGTVYPAVPGHEIVGKVTRVGQNVTKFKEGDTVGVGCFVDSCMHCANCEDDLEQYCLNGHTQTYNSLTQDKKSITLGGYASHIVVTQHFVLSVSDKLPLEKVAPLLCAGITTYSPLRHWGVKAGDKVAVVGLGGLGHMAVKLAASMGAEVTMLSRSKSKEKDAAELGAHHFKLTTDKDTMNELASTFNFIIDTVSAQHDYNEYLALLKTDGVMVLLGAPPQPTPVGAFPFILGRRSLVGSLVGGIKETQEMLDYCAEHNITSDVEVININQINEAYERTLAGDVHYRFVIDMATLD; the protein is encoded by the coding sequence ATGACATCAGTAAAAGCTTATGCTGCACCGAGTGCAGAAGAACCCCTTGCTCCGTTAACCATCGACCGCCGCGAACCAGGTGCCGACGATGTAGAAATTAAAATTTTATATTGTGGTGTATGCCACTCAGATATCCACACCGCGCGTAACGAATGGGGCGGCACTGTTTACCCAGCTGTACCCGGCCACGAGATTGTGGGTAAAGTAACCCGTGTAGGGCAAAACGTAACCAAATTTAAAGAAGGCGACACCGTTGGCGTGGGCTGTTTTGTTGATTCGTGCATGCATTGCGCTAACTGCGAAGACGATTTGGAACAATATTGTCTTAACGGCCATACCCAAACCTACAACTCCTTAACACAGGATAAAAAATCAATTACGTTGGGCGGGTACGCCAGCCATATCGTAGTTACCCAACATTTTGTGTTATCCGTTTCGGATAAATTACCATTAGAAAAGGTTGCGCCTTTGTTGTGCGCTGGCATTACCACCTACTCGCCTTTACGCCACTGGGGTGTTAAGGCCGGTGATAAAGTGGCCGTTGTTGGCTTAGGCGGTTTAGGGCATATGGCCGTTAAACTGGCAGCTTCCATGGGTGCCGAAGTAACCATGCTGAGCCGCTCAAAAAGCAAAGAAAAAGATGCCGCCGAACTTGGCGCGCACCACTTTAAATTAACAACCGACAAGGATACCATGAACGAGTTGGCAAGCACTTTCAATTTTATTATTGATACCGTATCGGCACAGCATGATTATAACGAATACCTTGCCCTGCTAAAAACCGATGGTGTAATGGTATTGCTGGGTGCCCCGCCACAGCCTACACCAGTTGGCGCTTTCCCTTTTATTTTGGGCCGCCGCAGCTTGGTAGGTTCATTGGTAGGGGGGATAAAAGAAACCCAGGAAATGCTTGATTATTGCGCCGAGCATAACATCACATCAGATGTGGAAGTGATTAACATCAACCAGATCAACGAAGCCTATGAGCGTACCCTTGCCGGGGATGTGCATTACCGCTTTGTAATTGATATGGCCACATTGGATTGA
- a CDS encoding SIP domain-containing protein, with the protein METSIIQQIKKRAGNFIEPQFLKTGRVLDVRAWQPDHIIEIDLHLPAVDMTLWNEVPYIKFRVDNLTFRDYTPAGWDAETCTCTLFINTAHNGPGTTWARSLTKNDSVYYLKIDTTRQKPDHTSLVVGLGDETSIGHLLALQQLTLPVTRFTGAVLMSDAQHPVLFSEYFRSPLHGLLRQEADACQTLFNWVLAQGYCIQHTVFCLTGKHHMVANLRKLLKQQGYSSSQIQVKGFW; encoded by the coding sequence ATGGAAACATCCATCATACAACAAATAAAAAAACGTGCAGGCAACTTTATCGAACCCCAGTTTTTAAAAACCGGCAGGGTACTTGATGTGCGGGCCTGGCAGCCCGACCATATCATTGAGATTGACTTGCATTTACCAGCAGTCGATATGACTTTATGGAACGAGGTACCCTATATTAAGTTCCGCGTGGATAACCTTACCTTTCGTGATTATACACCGGCGGGGTGGGATGCGGAAACCTGTACCTGTACCCTGTTTATCAATACCGCACATAACGGACCGGGTACAACGTGGGCCAGATCGTTAACAAAAAACGATTCGGTTTATTACCTTAAAATTGATACCACACGCCAAAAGCCCGATCATACCTCGCTTGTGGTTGGCCTGGGCGACGAAACCAGCATAGGCCATTTGCTGGCCCTGCAACAATTAACACTACCCGTAACCCGCTTTACCGGCGCCGTACTCATGTCAGATGCTCAACATCCGGTTTTGTTTTCAGAATACTTTCGCTCGCCACTACACGGCCTGTTAAGGCAGGAGGCCGATGCCTGCCAAACGCTTTTTAATTGGGTACTTGCACAGGGCTACTGTATACAACATACTGTTTTTTGCCTCACAGGTAAACATCATATGGTAGCCAATCTTCGTAAATTGCTAAAACAACAGGGCTATAGCTCATCACAAATCCAGGTAAAAGGCTTCTGGTAA
- a CDS encoding helix-turn-helix domain-containing protein produces the protein MKDIPLHQLSDRTSSGLQLKHFRIGDLPEDKADELGAHRDDHYIFFLLEKGSASMMIDFEQVNLHQGVLYYVLPAQVHHRIRNEVAAGWFIAVDTSLIPPACRNIFESGLLLQQPHLLDDAQLRQFQNLLLLLHEKCDEDAADPFHIPVIHALLQSFILMAAGCFNDNIAAGGNVSRPAELSRNFKKLLVAQLRSNKSPSAYAASLNVSESYLNESLKKITGLPVSYWIQQEIMMEAKRLLYYSQLNVKQIAHQLGYADHSYFSRFFRKTVGVTALQFREQYRK, from the coding sequence ATGAAAGATATCCCTCTTCATCAGTTAAGCGACAGAACCAGTTCCGGGCTTCAGCTGAAGCATTTTCGGATCGGCGACCTGCCCGAAGATAAAGCCGATGAGCTGGGTGCCCACCGGGATGACCATTACATTTTTTTCCTGCTCGAAAAAGGCTCAGCATCGATGATGATCGATTTTGAGCAAGTTAATCTGCATCAGGGTGTGCTTTACTATGTGCTACCCGCACAGGTGCATCACCGTATACGTAATGAGGTAGCTGCTGGCTGGTTTATTGCAGTTGATACCTCGTTGATCCCGCCCGCCTGCCGCAACATATTTGAAAGCGGACTACTGTTGCAGCAACCACACCTATTGGACGATGCGCAATTAAGGCAATTCCAAAACCTGCTATTGCTGCTGCATGAAAAATGTGACGAAGATGCTGCCGATCCCTTTCATATCCCGGTAATTCATGCCCTGCTACAGTCCTTTATACTGATGGCCGCGGGCTGCTTTAACGATAATATTGCTGCTGGCGGTAACGTGTCGCGCCCGGCAGAGTTATCTCGTAATTTTAAAAAGTTATTGGTAGCGCAACTGCGCAGCAATAAAAGTCCGTCGGCATACGCCGCCAGCCTCAACGTATCGGAATCGTATCTCAACGAGTCGCTCAAAAAAATAACCGGGTTGCCTGTGAGCTACTGGATACAACAGGAAATTATGATGGAGGCCAAGCGCCTGCTGTATTACAGCCAACTTAACGTAAAACAGATTGCCCACCAGTTGGGGTACGCCGATCACTCCTACTTTTCGCGCTTTTTTCGTAAAACCGTCGGTGTAACCGCTTTGCAATTCAGAGAACAATACCGCAAATAG